In Myxococcales bacterium, the genomic window CGGAGCTACGAACGGGTGGGCGGGCGCGAGACGTTGCGGGCCGACGTGCGGGTGGTGTGTGCCACTCATCGCGACCTGGAGAAGCTGGTAGCAGAGGGAAAGTTCCGCGAGGACCTCTACTTCCGCATGCGGGTGGTGGTGATCGACGTGCCGCCGCTGCGCGAGCGCGGCGCCGACGAGATCGAGATCCTGGCGCGACACTTCGCCGAGATGTACGCGACCCGTTATCGCCGCCCGATCCCCGTGCTGGAGCCCGATGCACTGGCGGTGCTGCGCAACCACCGCTGGGCGGGCAACGTGCGCGAGCTGGAGCACTGGGTCGAGAGCGCGGTCGTGCTCTCACCCGATGGCCGCATCGCGGACGAACACTGGCCACAGTCGCGGCGCGGCAACGAGCTCGCCGAAACCTCACCGAGCAGCGGCAAACCTGTCCCCGGCGTGCGCGTGCCGGAAGGGATGACGCTCGACGACGCGATGCGCATCTACATTCAGGCGACAGTCGACGCCTGCGGGGGCAACAAGACCGAGGCCGCCAAGCGCCTCGGTGTGGGCCGCAATACCATCGGTCGCGCGCTGAAGAAGAAGTGAGCGCGGGCAGGGCGCGGGGCCGGCGGCCGCTGCCGCGGGGTAGGTGGAGCGCCGTCGGCGCGTCGGCTCAGAACGTCACGCGCACGGTGAAGAACTTGTTGTTGAGCGCTTCCGTGGTGATGCCCTCGAAGGTCTTGTGCGCACCAATCTCGCCCTTCAGCGATTGGGCGCGGCCATGCTCCGTCGTGAAATAGAGCGTGGTGATGCCCTTCTTCTTCTGCTCTTCGATGAAGTCCTTGAACTTCTGTCCGGTGGCGACGAAAGCGGGCGTTTTGTTGCCCGTGTAGAAGTTCTCGCCCTTCCAGTTCATCTGGTACGAGATCATCACCTCGTCGGGGTTCTTCCGGTCCGCGTAGTACGCGAGCATGGTCTCACGCTGACCCCAGTGCGGCGCCGCCTTGTACAGGTAGACGTTCACACCCCACGCCGCCCACAGCACACTGACCGCGACCAATGCGATGCTCGCGTGGGTACGCAGGCGTGGCACCGCGATCAGCAGACTGAGCGCCGCCGCCACGAAGGTGAAGGCCGCCAAGATCGCCTTGAAGTCCAGGGAGGTCGGCCAGGGACGCCGGTAGTTGTAGGTGAACAGGTGCATCAAGCGCGCCTGCCCCTCGATGTCGCCCTGCAGCGTGTAGAACATGTCTCGACCGGCGATCACGACCACGATCGCCGAAGCAATGGCGAGCGCCGCGATCATGAGCTGGTCGTAGACCCGAGCGTCGACCACACCCAGCGTCGTGCTGGCCGTGCCGGTCGGCGCGGGCTCGGCGCTGCCGGTCAACGCAAACACCTCACCCGGCGGCTGGCCGCGCGCGCTCTCCGGCTCCGCCACGGTTCGACCCTTCAGGCGGCGGATGACCGCATACCCAACGACGAGCGCCAAGCCGAGGCACAGATACCCGATCCACTTCACGGGCGCGGGCGGCTTCTCTCCGGCCAGGCGCCCAGTGATGGCGCCCGGGAAAAAGCGCATCACCCCGTAGACGGCCAGGGTCACGCTGGTCGTGATGCCGGTCAGATAGATTGCGAGCTCACGCCCACGCGGCAGCTGTGAACCGCCCAGCGCACGGTCGAGCATCAGCCCGATCAGCATGGCGGTGGGCGGCACTACGGGAAACACGTAGTGGTGGAACTTGGTCAGTGTGATGGTGAACATGCCGAAGGCGCTGATGAACCACAGAGCCAGGAATGCCCCTGCGTCGCCCTTGGAGTCGTCCTGGTCGTTGTCACGACGCAACCACCAGCCGAGGCCCGCTGCAGCCAGGCCCGTCCAGGGGAAGAGGCCGTAACCGAGCTGCCAGACGTAATAACGGAAGCTGGTGTCGTCCCCCATGTTCGTGTCGTGCACGTGCACGAACGCGCGCTTGTACATGTCGTGGAACAGCAACCGATCCGTGAACGGTTGGCCGTGCCGCATGTACATCTGCACGTACCAAGGCAGGGTGATGCACGCGATGAGCAAGAGCAGGCTCAAGACCTCGACGCGCTGCAGATCGCGCCAGCGCCGGGTCGCTGCGATGTACGCCCCCACGGAGAAGATCGGCAGCACCAGACCCGGCGCGCCCTTGCCCATGGCAGCCAGCGCAACGAACACCCACGCGCCCAGGAAATAGAGCCGCGACAGCCGCCGCTCGCTGCGGTTGAGCCACAGCAAAATGCCGGTGACGACAGTCCACAGCGCGGCGCCATGCCACGGCTGGAACAGTTTGTTGACCGGGACCTGGTTCTTGCACGGCTCGTTGCCGGGGTTGCCGCAGTTGCCCCCGCCGGAGCCGGAGAAGAACTGGTCGAGGTGCCAGCGGAAACCCCGTGAGCCTTCGATGTGGAGCGTGACGTTGCGCGTCAAGAGGTACAGCACCTGCGGCAGGACCAGCAGCACGACCGCGCCGAAGACCAGGTGCCACAAAGAGACCCGCAGCTTGCGCGAGCCGATCTTGATCTCGTAGACCCGCGCTTGTTCCTCCGCTCCGGTGTGGAAACCCAGCAGGCACAACCCCATCGAAGCCGTGAGCGGCGCCACGTACAGCATGTCCGTCATCGACTGATGGGCGATGAGGAACCAATACGGCATGGTCCCGAGCACGATGCCGCCGAGCAGCCCGGCGCGACGACCGCAGGCCTTCGCCACGCCTTTGTAGATGAGATAGACCGCCGCCACCGTGAACAGGAAGACACCGATGCGCGCGGCCCACTCGGGCTGAGGGAGGCGCCCCTGCGCCACGCTCGAGAGCATCTGGTCGGGCATGTAACGTACGCCGAGGGCCGAGAAAAACAGCCCCTGCATCCAGAAATCCAGGACCGGCTTCGACCAGAACCAGCCGTCCTGCGCCCACCAGAGAGAGATCCAGTCGTCGCGAACCAACATCTCGCGGGCGACCTCGCCGTAGTGGGTCTCCCAGGGGTCCGACAGCGAATAGCTGCCGAGCAGCGGCAGGTAGATCAGCGTCGTCAAGACGATGAGCCAGAAGCCGTGCCGCCT contains:
- a CDS encoding glycosyltransferase family 39 protein encodes the protein MTDDPGKPEADGAKDEAADDATENAAEASLHQDDTASQTSPPWAPATPADEGAEPADPPAAQASEGDEDHDAPDGSQADSAGPEAAPAAPSEPAPITTKTEEPGESAAPPGNKPHWVRGAIITLVGAIGPFALMATPRRWPFSVPVGLVGALIAFFGIADMLGTFDDPDDKVSVRAEGAKLRPAVLELITAFAAWFVSLRLAVAGGLPFPILSAAVLVTGTFLWLVTAGFRAAQALGALRLDETGRERPLLRRHGFWLIVLTTLIYLPLLGSYSLSDPWETHYGEVAREMLVRDDWISLWWAQDGWFWSKPVLDFWMQGLFFSALGVRYMPDQMLSSVAQGRLPQPEWAARIGVFLFTVAAVYLIYKGVAKACGRRAGLLGGIVLGTMPYWFLIAHQSMTDMLYVAPLTASMGLCLLGFHTGAEEQARVYEIKIGSRKLRVSLWHLVFGAVVLLVLPQVLYLLTRNVTLHIEGSRGFRWHLDQFFSGSGGGNCGNPGNEPCKNQVPVNKLFQPWHGAALWTVVTGILLWLNRSERRLSRLYFLGAWVFVALAAMGKGAPGLVLPIFSVGAYIAATRRWRDLQRVEVLSLLLLIACITLPWYVQMYMRHGQPFTDRLLFHDMYKRAFVHVHDTNMGDDTSFRYYVWQLGYGLFPWTGLAAAGLGWWLRRDNDQDDSKGDAGAFLALWFISAFGMFTITLTKFHHYVFPVVPPTAMLIGLMLDRALGGSQLPRGRELAIYLTGITTSVTLAVYGVMRFFPGAITGRLAGEKPPAPVKWIGYLCLGLALVVGYAVIRRLKGRTVAEPESARGQPPGEVFALTGSAEPAPTGTASTTLGVVDARVYDQLMIAALAIASAIVVVIAGRDMFYTLQGDIEGQARLMHLFTYNYRRPWPTSLDFKAILAAFTFVAAALSLLIAVPRLRTHASIALVAVSVLWAAWGVNVYLYKAAPHWGQRETMLAYYADRKNPDEVMISYQMNWKGENFYTGNKTPAFVATGQKFKDFIEEQKKKGITTLYFTTEHGRAQSLKGEIGAHKTFEGITTEALNNKFFTVRVTF